A single window of Hylaeus volcanicus isolate JK05 chromosome 8, UHH_iyHylVolc1.0_haploid, whole genome shotgun sequence DNA harbors:
- the LOC128881137 gene encoding TRPL translocation defect protein 14 isoform X5 — MEAFKFQENLLRTMIQIENTFFQLGESGSRNCLIICDRGAMDASAFISKDKWELMMASNGWNNVELRDNRYNQIIHMVSAANGAEDFYSTEDHACRSEGVEVARELDYKAAAAWVGHPYFDVIDNRQDFETKICRMIECVCQKLGIDTGDRLRASSRKVKFLVKGPLPADTEFPPFQDFDVVHNYLQSNNPKMQARLRKRGQKGHWSYIHTIRRPKMCGQVIEVKTQLTHRDYLNMLAQRDDSHFTIFKRRRCFLINNQYFQLDIYREPAHPRCRGLMLLETYTALSGDELKNILPQFLTIEKEVTGNPDYSMFNLSLREEWNNTNKYCHNLHDYALAGLAESGSTESKNIDSSEARDNASARKQVNGIASRVNGIDKVVNGVQNGVHGVTNGNAKFVERSSIKSNSQGDVKRNVCDSPTKNLNRL, encoded by the exons CATTCAAGTTTCAAGAGAACCTCTTGCGCACGATGATACAGATAGAAAACACGTTCTTCCAATTGGGCGAGAGTGGTTCACGAAATTGCCTTATTATCTGTGATCGCGGTGCCATGGATGCCTCTGCAT TTATATCGAAGGATAAATGGGAACTGATGATGGCCTCGAACGGATGGAATAACGTCGAGCTGCGTGACAACAGGTACAACCAGATCATCCATATGGTATCGGCGGCGAACGGCGCCGAGGACTTCTACTCGACCGAGGACCACGCGTGTCGCTCGGAGGGCGTCGAGGTGGCCAGGGAGCTCGACTACAAGGCGGCGGCCGCGTGGGTCGGGCATCCTTACTTCGACGTGATCGACAACAGGCAGGACTTCGAGACGAAGATATGCCGCATGATCGAGTGCGTGTGCCAGAAACTGGGCATCGACACCGGGGACAGGTTGCGTGCCAGTAGCAGAAAGGTCAAGTTCCTCGTCAAAGGTCCTCTGCCGGCGGACACCGAGTTCCCGCCGTTCCAGGACTTCGACGTCGTCCACAACTACCTCCAGAGCAACAATCCGAAGATGCAGGCTCGTCTCCGCAAGCGTGGCCAAAAGG GTCACTGGTCCTACATTCACACTATAAGGCGTCCGAAAATGTGCGGTCAAGTAATCGAAGTTAAAACACAACTGACCCATCGCGATTACTTGAACATGCTCGCTCAACGCGACGACTCGCATTTCACGATCTTCAAGCGTCGACGCTGCTTCCTCATCAATAATCAGTATTTTCAACTAGATATATACAGAGAGCCGGCTCACCCAAG GTGCAGAGGTTTGATGTTGCTTGAAACGTACACAGCGTTATCCGGCGACGAGCTTAAAAACATACTACCACAATTTCTGACAATCGAAAAGGAAGTCACCGGGAACCCGGACTACAGCATGTTCAATCTTAGCCTCCGAGAAGAGTGGAACAACACTAATAAATACTGCCACAATTTACACG ATTACGCTCTTGCAGGCTTGGCGGAATCTGGATCAacagaaagtaaaaatatcgattcctCGGAAGCGAGAGATAACGCATCGGCTAGGAAACAAGTAAATGGGATTGCTTCTAGAGTCAATGGTATAGATAAAGTTGTTAACGGCGTGCAGAATGGTGTCCATGGTGTAACGAATGGAAACGCCAAGTTCGTTGAACGGAGTAGCATAAAAAGCAATAGTCAAGGAGACGTGAAACGCAACGTGTGCGATAGTCccacgaaaaatttgaatagatTGTAA
- the LOC128881137 gene encoding TRPL translocation defect protein 14 isoform X6: protein MIQIENTFFQLGESGSRNCLIICDRGAMDASAFISKDKWELMMASNGWNNVELRDNRYNQIIHMVSAANGAEDFYSTEDHACRSEGVEVARELDYKAAAAWVGHPYFDVIDNRQDFETKICRMIECVCQKLGIDTGDRLRASSRKVKFLVKGPLPADTEFPPFQDFDVVHNYLQSNNPKMQARLRKRGQKGHWSYIHTIRRPKMCGQVIEVKTQLTHRDYLNMLAQRDDSHFTIFKRRRCFLINNQYFQLDIYREPAHPRCRGLMLLETYTALSGDELKNILPQFLTIEKEVTGNPDYSMFNLSLREEWNNTNKYCHNLHDYALAGLAESGSTESKNIDSSEARDNASARKQVNGIASRVNGIDKVVNGVQNGVHGVTNGNAKFVERSSIKSNSQGDVKRNVCDSPTKNLNRL, encoded by the exons ATGATACAGATAGAAAACACGTTCTTCCAATTGGGCGAGAGTGGTTCACGAAATTGCCTTATTATCTGTGATCGCGGTGCCATGGATGCCTCTGCAT TTATATCGAAGGATAAATGGGAACTGATGATGGCCTCGAACGGATGGAATAACGTCGAGCTGCGTGACAACAGGTACAACCAGATCATCCATATGGTATCGGCGGCGAACGGCGCCGAGGACTTCTACTCGACCGAGGACCACGCGTGTCGCTCGGAGGGCGTCGAGGTGGCCAGGGAGCTCGACTACAAGGCGGCGGCCGCGTGGGTCGGGCATCCTTACTTCGACGTGATCGACAACAGGCAGGACTTCGAGACGAAGATATGCCGCATGATCGAGTGCGTGTGCCAGAAACTGGGCATCGACACCGGGGACAGGTTGCGTGCCAGTAGCAGAAAGGTCAAGTTCCTCGTCAAAGGTCCTCTGCCGGCGGACACCGAGTTCCCGCCGTTCCAGGACTTCGACGTCGTCCACAACTACCTCCAGAGCAACAATCCGAAGATGCAGGCTCGTCTCCGCAAGCGTGGCCAAAAGG GTCACTGGTCCTACATTCACACTATAAGGCGTCCGAAAATGTGCGGTCAAGTAATCGAAGTTAAAACACAACTGACCCATCGCGATTACTTGAACATGCTCGCTCAACGCGACGACTCGCATTTCACGATCTTCAAGCGTCGACGCTGCTTCCTCATCAATAATCAGTATTTTCAACTAGATATATACAGAGAGCCGGCTCACCCAAG GTGCAGAGGTTTGATGTTGCTTGAAACGTACACAGCGTTATCCGGCGACGAGCTTAAAAACATACTACCACAATTTCTGACAATCGAAAAGGAAGTCACCGGGAACCCGGACTACAGCATGTTCAATCTTAGCCTCCGAGAAGAGTGGAACAACACTAATAAATACTGCCACAATTTACACG ATTACGCTCTTGCAGGCTTGGCGGAATCTGGATCAacagaaagtaaaaatatcgattcctCGGAAGCGAGAGATAACGCATCGGCTAGGAAACAAGTAAATGGGATTGCTTCTAGAGTCAATGGTATAGATAAAGTTGTTAACGGCGTGCAGAATGGTGTCCATGGTGTAACGAATGGAAACGCCAAGTTCGTTGAACGGAGTAGCATAAAAAGCAATAGTCAAGGAGACGTGAAACGCAACGTGTGCGATAGTCccacgaaaaatttgaatagatTGTAA
- the LOC128881158 gene encoding uncharacterized protein LOC128881158, with translation MASLVADYGTSSSSESSGDDVLDSADNTFKDEEEEEEEEDDDEENNENNEGVPNKTASKEKLPLPTPDFNGIPTMKTSVFSNPFVEAEKAKSAILEKHVKMTPTLDDTKMINGRKICWNYRKGRCRFGHNCTFAHDSDLHRTAAELEAIRAPQETIICQTQYNGQVAINDDDEVDQENNQMNKRKKRPGLSQSLVPSKKVLKMYKAQQAKAITR, from the exons ATGGCTTCCTTGGTTGCGGATTATGGAACTTCCTCGAGTTCGGAAAGTAGCGGCGACGATGTTTTGGACAGTGCCGATAACAC TTTCAaggatgaagaagaagaagaggaggaggaagacgacgacgaagagaataatgaaaataacgaagGTGTACCAAATAAAACAGCTTCCAAAGAGAAACTTCCATTGCCAACCCCTGATTTTAATGGCATACCCACCATGAAAACTTCAGTCTTCTCAAATCCGTTTGTTGAAGCGGAAAAAGCAAAGAGTGCAATTCTTGAAAAACATGTAAAAATGACTCCAACTCTAGACGATACGAAAATGATAAATGGTAGAAAGATCTGTTGGAATTACAGAAAGGGCAGGTGTCGTTTTGGTCATAACTGTACCTTTGCTCACGATTCTGATTTACACCGTACAGCAGCTGAATTAGAAGCAATTCGAGCACCGCAAGAAACAATTATATGCCAGACTCAGTATAATGGTCAAGTGGCTAtaaacgacgacgacgaagtaGATCAAGAAAATAACCAAATgaataaacgtaaaaaaagGCCAGGATTAAGTCAATCCTTAGTACCAAGTAAGAAAGtcttaaaaatgtacaaagcaCAACAAGCTAAAGCTATTACtagataa
- the LOC128881150 gene encoding DNA repair protein RAD51 homolog 4, translating into MTELSSDIHPKLSITVIEQLQRKHICTVSQFIDENSEKLATFSGLSLKDILDVRRNILKKYGGVIRSATDLFKIEMSNITPTDLPSLDNLLKGGLYPGQIYEICGISASGKTQLCLTIASNVALRPNSLIRYIDTKRDFCGSRIKEILLRKNCNDQVIDEAMEHIRVCNVYNLHQLFKVLRWLTIALKEEIEARRTRIIVIDSLPGIIFKFSSDHKLTTALNHLANICHFLANEFHLSIITVNLITQWNLDSKNESTSTAASKNRNDVTPTLGKYWAGVPNTRLLITKIGLDRRKICTWHSFQLENLSCTLTISDSGMLCS; encoded by the exons ATGACAGAATTAAGTTCAGATATACATCCAAAGTTATCAATTACTGTAATAGAACAATTGCAACGTAAACACATTTGCACCGTTAGTCAATTTATAGACGAGAATTCCGAAAAATTGGCAACCTTTTCAGGACTCTCGCTTAAG GATATACTCGATGTtagacgaaatattttaaaaaagtatggAGGTGTAATTAGAAGTGCcactgatttatttaaaattgaaatgagcAACATAACTCCCACCGATTTACCAAG TTTAGATAACTTATTGAAGGGCGGTTTATATCCTGGtcaaatatatgaaatatgcGGCATATCTGCAAGTGGAAAAACACAGTTATGTTTAACAATTGCAAGTAATGTTGCTCTTAGACCCAACAGTCTTATACGATATATTGATACAAAAAGAGATTTTTGTGGTTCAAGAATAAAAGAGattttgttaagaaaaaattgcaatgaCCAG GTTATAGATGAAGCTATGGAACATATCAGAGTATGCAATGTATACAATTTGCATCAACTATTCAAAGTCTTACGTTGGTTAACGATTGccttaaaagaagaaatagaagCACGTCGCACAAGGATTATAGTTATTGATTCTTTGCcaggaataatttttaagttttccAGTGATCATAAATTAACAACTGCATTGAATCATCTAGCAAATATATGTCATTTTTTAGctaatgaatttcatttatcgattATTACTGTTAACTTAATTACTCAATGGAATCTTGATTCCAAAAATGAGTCTACTAGTACAGCTGCAAGTAAGAATCGGAATGACGTGACTCCAACATTAGGAAAGTATTGGGCAGGTGTTCCTAACAcaagattattaattacaaaaataggACTTGACAGGAGAAAAATTTGCACCTGGCACAGCTTCCAATTAGAAAATCTATCATGTACATTAACGATAAGCGACAGCGGCATGCTATgttcttaa